In Novosphingobium sp. MMS21-SN21R, a single genomic region encodes these proteins:
- a CDS encoding YkgJ family cysteine cluster protein gives MKIAFDCTQCGRCCHDLRLTLSVAEARVWASRGHRVDVLTEGWPWPDNGDPDDPVMQWRRVTSFDARVGDVPFRINLRLVARHEGACPHLLPDMRCGNYAARPRICRIYPLESRPFEAMVPERRLCPPEAWGDGLPVLERDGLAANEDTAAVLEAHRAAMVADVAVKARLPSVLGFFDVAMAGEGLAVCEMAPGALIEALEAAEAGLGDGSQDWSIVTNRETTRAMLTDLDCPVRLVAAGAGFMASFADVVAG, from the coding sequence ATGAAAATTGCATTTGATTGCACCCAGTGCGGGCGGTGTTGCCATGATTTGCGGCTGACGCTGTCGGTGGCGGAGGCGCGGGTCTGGGCGTCGCGGGGGCACCGGGTTGATGTGCTGACCGAGGGGTGGCCGTGGCCTGATAATGGTGATCCGGATGATCCGGTGATGCAGTGGCGCCGGGTGACCAGTTTCGATGCGCGGGTTGGGGACGTTCCGTTCCGGATCAATCTGCGGCTGGTAGCACGGCATGAAGGGGCCTGCCCGCATTTGCTGCCGGACATGCGCTGCGGGAATTATGCCGCGCGGCCACGGATATGCCGGATCTATCCGCTGGAGAGCCGCCCTTTCGAGGCGATGGTGCCCGAGCGTCGGTTGTGCCCGCCTGAGGCTTGGGGCGATGGCCTGCCGGTGCTGGAGCGTGATGGCTTGGCCGCCAATGAGGACACCGCAGCAGTTTTGGAGGCGCACCGTGCGGCGATGGTGGCCGATGTTGCGGTGAAGGCGCGATTGCCCAGCGTGCTGGGCTTTTTCGATGTGGCGATGGCGGGCGAGGGCCTTGCCGTGTGCGAGATGGCGCCGGGGGCCTTGATTGAGGCGCTCGAGGCGGCAGAAGCGGGCCTGGGAGATGGTTCGCAGGATTGGTCGATTGTGACGAATCGCGAGACGACGCGGGCGATGCTGACTGATCTGGATTGCCCGGTGCGGCTGGTGGCTGCTGGGGCGGGGTTTATGGCGTCATTCGCGGACGTAGTGGCGGGGTAA
- a CDS encoding acyltransferase produces MTEAAHQAGAMHAPRLFQLDALRGIAAIVVMLFHLDLVYRIHGVFGRGYLFVDMFFLLSGFVLAVSTERKLNAGIGALAFTRDRFIRLWPLVAVGAGVAVARGFTIGMDPLTLLLWLALDLAMIPSFAGSGPFYRLNGPQWTLFYELLANFLHALVLRKIPTRWMLALAMALGAALIVTVRIHRTDTMGVDAPTWDTWWMGLPRLGWSYILGVWMGRKYKEGLRGPVLPWWLVLALPVAGIAIVPSLPLSAATGDLLFVMIFLPLVVWSVAQSQPPKALQPACEWFGTYSLPLYCVHLTVLVWVSELLGRAEWVRIVAVGTAMLLALIFAKLISFKGKPTMVK; encoded by the coding sequence TTGACCGAGGCCGCACATCAAGCTGGCGCGATGCACGCGCCACGGCTGTTCCAGCTCGACGCGCTGCGCGGCATCGCCGCAATCGTGGTCATGCTGTTCCACCTCGATCTCGTTTACCGCATCCACGGCGTGTTCGGGCGCGGCTATCTGTTCGTCGACATGTTCTTCCTGCTCAGCGGTTTCGTGCTGGCGGTATCGACCGAGCGCAAGCTGAACGCAGGCATCGGCGCTCTCGCCTTCACGCGCGACAGGTTCATCCGCCTCTGGCCGCTCGTCGCGGTCGGGGCCGGGGTCGCTGTCGCCCGGGGCTTCACGATTGGCATGGACCCGCTGACATTGCTGCTCTGGCTCGCGCTCGATCTGGCGATGATCCCGAGCTTTGCCGGAAGCGGCCCGTTCTACCGCCTCAACGGACCGCAATGGACGCTGTTCTACGAACTGCTCGCCAACTTCCTCCACGCGCTGGTCCTGCGCAAGATACCGACGCGCTGGATGCTGGCGCTTGCCATGGCGCTTGGCGCGGCGCTGATCGTGACGGTGCGCATTCACAGGACCGACACGATGGGCGTGGACGCGCCCACCTGGGACACATGGTGGATGGGTCTGCCCCGCCTCGGCTGGTCCTATATCCTCGGCGTCTGGATGGGGCGCAAGTACAAGGAAGGCCTGCGCGGCCCGGTGCTGCCATGGTGGCTGGTCCTCGCTTTGCCGGTCGCGGGAATCGCCATCGTGCCCAGCCTGCCGCTCAGCGCCGCGACCGGCGATCTGCTATTCGTGATGATCTTCCTGCCGCTGGTCGTCTGGTCCGTGGCTCAGTCCCAACCGCCCAAGGCCCTGCAACCGGCCTGCGAATGGTTCGGCACCTATTCGCTACCGCTCTACTGCGTCCACCTCACCGTTCTCGTCTGGGTGTCGGAACTGCTCGGCCGCGCAGAATGGGTGCGCATCGTTGCAGTCGGCACTGCGATGCTGCTCGCCCTGATCTTTGCGAAGCTGATTTCGTTCAAGGGCAAGCCAACCATGGTCAAGTGA
- a CDS encoding NAD-dependent epimerase/dehydratase family protein, whose product MRVLVTGAAGFIGYSLITRLLARGDEVIGVDVVNAYYDPALKEARLARLTEQGKGRFTFLRTDFADYPALTAALEGKQFERVVHLGAQAGVRYSIENPHAYVQSNLVGHLNLLEVARHRGAEHMVYASSSSVYGGNTKMPFSVDDRVDHPMSLYAATKKADELMSETYAHLYRLPLTGLRFFTVYGPWGRPDMMMWLFTRAILAGEPIQVFNHGDMYRDFTYIDDIVSGVMACLDNPPPDDGAPKAGGSEKPHRLYNIGNHKSEHLMKVIGILESELGRKAEMNLMPMQPGDVRQSFADIDAISGDLGYRPTTSIDLGVPNFVRWYKDYHGI is encoded by the coding sequence ATGCGCGTCCTCGTTACCGGAGCCGCCGGCTTCATCGGCTACTCCCTGATCACACGCCTGCTCGCCCGTGGCGACGAAGTGATCGGCGTCGACGTGGTCAACGCCTATTACGATCCTGCGCTCAAGGAAGCGCGCCTCGCTCGCCTGACCGAGCAGGGCAAAGGCAGGTTCACCTTCCTGCGCACCGATTTTGCCGACTATCCCGCGCTCACCGCCGCGCTCGAAGGCAAGCAGTTCGAACGCGTCGTCCACCTCGGCGCACAAGCGGGCGTGCGCTATTCGATCGAAAACCCCCACGCCTACGTCCAGTCGAACCTCGTCGGCCATCTCAACCTGCTCGAAGTCGCCCGCCACCGCGGCGCCGAGCACATGGTCTATGCCTCGTCCTCGTCGGTCTATGGCGGCAACACCAAAATGCCTTTTTCCGTCGATGACCGCGTCGATCACCCGATGTCGTTATATGCCGCCACCAAGAAGGCGGACGAACTGATGAGCGAGACCTACGCGCACCTCTACCGCCTGCCGCTCACGGGCCTGCGCTTCTTCACCGTGTACGGTCCCTGGGGAAGGCCGGACATGATGATGTGGCTGTTCACCAGGGCAATTCTGGCGGGCGAGCCGATCCAGGTGTTCAACCACGGCGATATGTACCGCGATTTCACCTATATCGACGACATTGTCTCGGGCGTCATGGCCTGCCTCGACAATCCGCCGCCAGATGACGGGGCGCCCAAGGCGGGGGGCAGCGAAAAACCCCACCGCCTGTACAACATCGGCAATCACAAATCCGAACACCTGATGAAGGTCATCGGCATTCTCGAAAGTGAACTCGGCCGCAAGGCAGAGATGAACCTCATGCCGATGCAACCCGGCGACGTGAGACAGTCCTTCGCCGATATCGACGCGATCTCGGGCGATCTGGGCTACCGGCCGACCACCAGCATCGACTTGGGCGTGCCGAACTTCGTCCGCTGGTACAAGGATTACCACGGCATTTAG
- a CDS encoding nucleotide sugar dehydrogenase, whose amino-acid sequence MTVQFPSISAASHTGLDPLVSSTTRVTVLGLGYVGLPLAVALAKKFFVTGFDIDTQRIGELSEGHDRTREIDHDRLAASSLGLTSNAAVCPPSDFYIVTVPTPIDADNNPDLRLVESASRTVGRMLPDAVAEGRKPVVVFESTVYPGVTEDICGPILEKISGLKCGEDFFLGYSPERINPGDREHTIDRITKVVSGQTPETLDRVADLYDAITSGGVFRAASIKAAEAAKVIENAQRDINIAFMNEITQIFSKMDLSVWDVLAASNTKWNFLPFTPGLVGGHCIGVDPYYLAARAEALGHDPQVILAGRGVNDGMAQWVAQQLHTQRSGNPGSVLVLGLTFKENVPDLRNSKVADVIAELQTLGHTVAVHDPHADTAEALLEYGLELAGDAFEQTYDLVFLAVPHQYYLAAGADRIAALVAPGGTLADLKGVLGEKADWKL is encoded by the coding sequence GTGACCGTCCAGTTCCCTTCGATTTCTGCCGCGAGCCACACCGGTCTCGATCCGCTGGTATCCTCGACCACGCGCGTCACCGTTCTGGGCCTTGGCTATGTCGGCCTGCCACTGGCCGTGGCGCTGGCAAAGAAGTTCTTCGTCACCGGATTCGATATCGACACGCAGCGCATCGGCGAACTGTCCGAAGGGCATGACCGCACGCGCGAAATCGACCACGACCGCCTCGCCGCGTCCAGCCTCGGCCTGACGTCAAACGCCGCTGTCTGCCCGCCGAGCGATTTTTACATCGTCACCGTGCCCACCCCCATCGACGCCGACAACAACCCCGATTTGCGCCTCGTCGAATCCGCTTCGCGCACGGTCGGCCGGATGCTGCCCGATGCCGTGGCCGAAGGGCGCAAGCCCGTGGTCGTGTTCGAAAGCACGGTCTATCCCGGCGTCACCGAAGACATCTGCGGGCCGATCCTCGAAAAGATCTCGGGCCTCAAGTGCGGCGAGGACTTTTTCCTCGGCTACAGCCCCGAACGCATCAACCCCGGTGACCGCGAACACACCATCGACCGCATCACCAAGGTTGTCTCGGGCCAGACCCCCGAAACGCTCGACCGCGTGGCCGACCTCTATGACGCCATCACAAGTGGCGGCGTATTCCGTGCCGCATCGATCAAGGCCGCCGAAGCCGCCAAGGTCATCGAGAACGCCCAGCGCGACATCAACATCGCCTTCATGAACGAGATCACCCAGATCTTCTCGAAGATGGACCTCTCGGTGTGGGACGTTCTGGCGGCCTCCAATACCAAGTGGAACTTTCTGCCGTTCACCCCTGGCCTTGTCGGCGGGCACTGCATCGGCGTCGATCCCTATTACCTTGCCGCCCGCGCCGAAGCGCTCGGCCACGATCCGCAGGTGATCCTGGCGGGACGGGGCGTGAACGACGGCATGGCGCAATGGGTGGCACAGCAGTTGCACACGCAGCGCAGCGGCAATCCCGGCTCGGTCTTGGTCCTTGGCCTCACCTTCAAGGAAAACGTGCCGGACTTGCGCAATTCCAAGGTCGCCGACGTGATCGCGGAACTGCAGACGCTTGGCCACACGGTTGCCGTCCACGATCCCCACGCCGACACCGCCGAAGCCCTGCTCGAATACGGGCTGGAACTCGCAGGCGACGCGTTCGAGCAGACCTATGACCTCGTGTTCCTCGCCGTGCCGCACCAGTATTATCTCGCCGCCGGAGCTGATCGCATCGCCGCGCTGGTCGCGCCGGGCGGCACTCTCGCCGACCTCAAGGGCGTGCTTGGCGAAAAGGCCGACTGGAAGCTTTGA
- the wecB gene encoding non-hydrolyzing UDP-N-acetylglucosamine 2-epimerase gives MAKTILVVFGTRPEAIKMFPVVHALQADARFRVVTCVSAQHRGILDQVLEIAGIVPDHDLDLMRPDQTLDGLTAALLTGLGKVMDAVQPDWVVVQGDTATAMAGALAAYYRKLPVAHVEAGLRSHNIYHPWPEEVNRKIIGTIAKLHFAPTDVSAAALLAENVDAAGVHVTGNTVIDALQWVAARIAAEPKLAEGLAEIEARFAGKRIIGVTSHRRENFGGGLENIAEAIRRIAARDDVALVFPVHPNPNVRKVMDAALSDLPNVAMIEPLDYPHFARLLSICEIMLTDSGGVQEEAPALGKPVLVMRETTERPEGVTAGTAKLVGTDVERIVSEIFTLLDDKAAYSAMARAHNPFGDGQTARRIVELLANDG, from the coding sequence ATGGCAAAGACGATTCTGGTGGTGTTCGGGACGCGTCCCGAGGCGATAAAGATGTTTCCGGTGGTGCATGCGCTGCAGGCGGATGCGCGGTTCAGGGTGGTGACCTGCGTTTCGGCGCAGCATCGCGGGATTCTGGATCAGGTGCTGGAGATTGCGGGAATTGTGCCCGATCACGACCTTGATCTGATGCGGCCCGACCAGACGCTCGACGGGCTGACGGCGGCGCTGCTGACAGGGCTTGGCAAGGTGATGGACGCCGTCCAGCCCGATTGGGTGGTGGTGCAGGGGGATACGGCGACCGCTATGGCGGGCGCGCTCGCCGCCTATTACCGCAAGCTGCCGGTAGCGCATGTCGAGGCGGGGCTGCGCAGCCACAACATCTATCACCCCTGGCCCGAAGAGGTGAACCGCAAGATCATCGGCACGATTGCGAAGCTACACTTCGCGCCGACCGACGTTTCGGCAGCCGCGCTGCTGGCGGAGAATGTGGACGCGGCGGGCGTGCACGTCACCGGCAATACCGTGATCGACGCGCTGCAATGGGTGGCGGCGCGAATCGCGGCTGAGCCGAAGCTGGCCGAAGGGCTGGCGGAGATCGAGGCACGATTCGCGGGCAAACGAATCATCGGTGTGACCAGCCACCGCCGCGAGAATTTCGGCGGCGGACTGGAAAATATTGCCGAGGCGATCCGGCGGATTGCGGCGCGCGATGATGTGGCGCTGGTGTTCCCGGTCCATCCCAATCCCAACGTGCGCAAGGTCATGGACGCGGCGCTTTCGGACCTGCCCAATGTGGCGATGATCGAGCCGCTGGATTACCCGCATTTTGCGCGGCTTCTCAGCATTTGCGAGATCATGCTGACCGATTCGGGCGGTGTGCAGGAAGAGGCGCCCGCGCTGGGCAAGCCGGTGCTGGTGATGCGCGAAACGACCGAGCGGCCCGAAGGCGTGACCGCTGGCACCGCAAAGCTCGTCGGCACCGATGTGGAGCGCATCGTTTCCGAAATCTTCACCCTGCTCGACGATAAGGCTGCCTATTCAGCCATGGCGCGTGCCCACAACCCGTTCGGGGATGGGCAGACCGCGCGCCGTATCGTGGAGTTGCTGGCGAATGATGGGTGA
- the wecC gene encoding UDP-N-acetyl-D-mannosamine dehydrogenase — MMGDVKPDVCVVGLGYIGLPTAAIIARAGCRVLGLDVSQHVVDTINRGEIHIEEVDLDGLVHGVVQRGLLRASTQIEPSDVFVIAVPTPFAKDGHHTPDISYVLAAATQVAAVLKAGDTVILESTSPVGTTEQMLDLMAGMRTDLKFPGKTRETPDVAVAYCPERVLPGRILEELTNNDRSIGGITPRCARKALAFYKRFVRGTCVTTDARSAEMTKLVENAYRDVNIAFANELSMVADRMGLDVWEVIRLANRHPRVNILQPGPGVGGHCIAVDPWFIVASAPEETPLIRTARNVNDGKMHHVVKKAAELIEAHPGAKVACLGLAFKANIDDFRESPARYVAASLARQFGNRINVVEPYAGQLPREFDGTGAVQIDLDTALEECGVLIVLVDHDVFKVIPLAERSGKVVYDTRGIWPDQPVGDIAGAGLRLAS; from the coding sequence ATGATGGGTGATGTGAAGCCGGACGTCTGTGTTGTCGGCCTTGGCTATATCGGACTTCCTACTGCTGCCATAATCGCCCGCGCGGGCTGCCGCGTGCTGGGGCTCGACGTATCGCAGCACGTTGTCGACACGATCAATCGCGGCGAAATCCATATCGAGGAAGTGGATCTCGACGGACTGGTGCACGGCGTAGTGCAGCGCGGGCTGTTGCGCGCGTCGACGCAAATTGAACCGTCGGACGTGTTCGTGATCGCGGTGCCGACGCCGTTCGCCAAGGACGGGCACCACACTCCTGACATTTCCTATGTGCTGGCCGCCGCGACGCAAGTTGCTGCCGTGCTCAAGGCCGGGGACACGGTGATTCTTGAATCGACCTCGCCCGTGGGCACGACCGAGCAGATGCTCGACCTGATGGCGGGAATGCGGACCGATCTGAAATTTCCCGGAAAGACCCGCGAGACGCCTGACGTTGCGGTGGCCTATTGCCCCGAGCGCGTGTTGCCGGGACGCATTCTCGAAGAACTGACCAACAACGACCGCTCTATCGGCGGAATTACCCCGCGTTGCGCGCGCAAGGCGCTGGCGTTCTACAAGCGCTTCGTGCGCGGGACGTGCGTGACCACCGATGCGCGCTCGGCTGAGATGACCAAGCTGGTCGAGAACGCTTATCGCGACGTCAACATCGCCTTTGCCAACGAGCTTTCGATGGTGGCGGACCGCATGGGGTTGGACGTGTGGGAGGTGATCCGCCTCGCCAACCGCCACCCGCGCGTGAATATCCTGCAGCCTGGCCCGGGCGTGGGCGGGCACTGCATCGCGGTGGACCCATGGTTTATCGTGGCCAGCGCGCCCGAAGAGACGCCGCTGATCCGAACTGCGCGTAACGTCAACGACGGCAAGATGCACCATGTGGTGAAGAAGGCCGCCGAGCTGATAGAGGCGCATCCGGGCGCGAAGGTCGCCTGCCTCGGCCTGGCGTTCAAGGCGAATATCGACGATTTCCGCGAAAGTCCGGCGCGCTATGTCGCCGCCAGCCTTGCGCGCCAGTTCGGCAACCGGATCAACGTGGTGGAACCTTACGCGGGCCAACTGCCGCGCGAATTCGACGGCACCGGCGCGGTCCAGATCGACCTCGACACCGCGCTTGAAGAATGCGGCGTGCTGATCGTGCTGGTGGACCACGATGTGTTCAAGGTGATCCCTCTGGCCGAGCGATCGGGCAAGGTGGTCTATGACACACGCGGCATCTGGCCGGACCAGCCGGTTGGTGACATTGCTGGCGCGGGGCTGCGGCTGGCGAGTTAG
- a CDS encoding cation diffusion facilitator family transporter — protein MSTSEPRKHNIVVWAALFANLGIGAAKFVAAAITGSTAMLTEGIHSVVDSGNQVLLLYGEYRAKRPPDALHPFGYGRELYFWAFVVAILIFAVGAVISIYEGVLHWSAPEPLQPPLVNYIVLALAFGIEGTSWAIALREFATSKGDAGWWQAVKDSKDPATFTVLFEDSAALAGLVVAAIGVWASHHFDDPRLDGLASIVIGTILAVVALFLAREAKGLLIGERADPVMIARIRDIVAAHPAITTVNHVRTIHTAPKQVFAAISADFEDAVSMGAAERLIEEIEDELRASFPVLSSIYIRPEKSEQAASLPAPSP, from the coding sequence ATGAGCACGAGCGAACCGCGCAAGCACAACATTGTCGTCTGGGCAGCACTGTTTGCCAATCTGGGCATTGGCGCTGCCAAATTCGTGGCCGCCGCGATCACCGGTTCGACGGCGATGCTGACCGAGGGCATACATTCGGTCGTCGATAGCGGCAATCAGGTTCTGCTGCTTTACGGGGAGTATCGCGCCAAGCGGCCTCCCGATGCGCTGCACCCGTTCGGTTATGGGCGCGAGCTGTATTTCTGGGCTTTCGTCGTCGCGATTCTCATTTTCGCGGTGGGCGCGGTCATCTCGATCTATGAAGGCGTGCTGCACTGGTCGGCGCCCGAGCCGCTGCAGCCGCCGCTGGTCAACTACATCGTGTTGGCACTTGCGTTTGGCATCGAGGGGACGTCGTGGGCCATCGCCCTGCGAGAATTCGCCACGTCCAAGGGTGACGCCGGGTGGTGGCAGGCGGTCAAGGATTCGAAGGACCCGGCGACGTTCACCGTGTTGTTCGAGGATTCAGCGGCGCTCGCCGGTCTGGTCGTCGCGGCCATCGGGGTATGGGCCAGCCATCATTTCGATGACCCTCGGCTTGATGGTCTTGCGTCGATCGTGATCGGCACGATCCTGGCCGTGGTTGCGCTTTTTCTTGCGCGGGAGGCGAAGGGCTTGCTGATTGGTGAGCGTGCCGACCCTGTGATGATTGCCCGGATCAGGGACATCGTCGCGGCACATCCTGCCATCACCACGGTGAACCATGTTCGCACCATCCATACCGCGCCCAAGCAGGTGTTTGCCGCAATCAGCGCTGATTTCGAGGATGCTGTGTCGATGGGGGCCGCCGAACGCCTGATCGAAGAGATCGAGGACGAGCTTCGCGCGTCGTTTCCGGTGCTCTCGTCGATCTATATCCGGCCCGAGAAAAGCGAGCAGGCGGCAAGTCTGCCCGCTCCCTCGCCCTGA
- a CDS encoding TonB-dependent receptor: MTRISTRAALAATAALFALPAPPAFAQEAPAIDDAAGEASGEILVVARRREERLLDVPISISALSTEALEKAGAKDLSGIQGAIPNVNIVQGRGSASSANFFIRGIGQPDALQTFDPAVGVYVDGVYLSRIQGALLNLFDVQRVEILRGPQGTLYGKNTIGGAVNVVSKKPDLNTLRGEAAITYGRFDEVTAKGYVSAPLIADKLALSVAGVYDDRDGIVTDPVTSKKYNDRNNLSGRAILRAQPAETVEVLISGDYTRQRNALTLGQATAPLVGFNYNATFTGLTPFVIAPAAAGEWDYKASTSFTGDKGQRLDHWGVSGTINVDLSDTLQLSSITAYRKLKTDFFVDIDATSAELGDVFVGTRQHQISQELQLKLDTDKLKGVFGLYYLNEHVTSHQEAYADSYLRYVGTPLNFLRTIDDEQDTKSYAAFGQLTYDFTDALSLTAGLRYTRETKEYFRTTTATTSSPVFPAIVIKGTFTFPNNLPAPFNTADSVTYEAWTPSATLSFKPSQNTLVYGSASRGFKSGGFNGRVNGIGDVTQVVNGATVIVPTFKPETVWTYEVGAKGSFLEGRVNLSGAAFYSDYQNFQARVGGGNTGITGGSFPVLNAGKLRIQGFEFDLNVRPATPVTLFASVGYLDADYKEFNDGRRAPAFSCNPTGTKITCRPAFAPPLTLRVGGEYRIALGDASLSLGGDARFVDKHYLSVDNRPGLTEDGYWTGNLYAQVDFDKFYLRGAVKNVGNMLYKTDGQEFSSVGNIQTAYYGDPRTWNLTLGVKF, from the coding sequence ATGACCCGAATTTCTACGCGCGCCGCCTTGGCCGCCACTGCCGCGCTGTTTGCGCTGCCCGCCCCGCCAGCCTTCGCGCAAGAAGCGCCCGCGATCGATGACGCTGCCGGCGAAGCGTCCGGCGAGATCCTCGTCGTCGCCCGCCGCCGCGAAGAGCGCCTGCTTGATGTGCCGATCTCGATTTCCGCGCTCAGCACCGAAGCGCTCGAGAAGGCCGGTGCCAAGGATCTGTCGGGCATTCAGGGCGCCATCCCCAACGTCAACATCGTTCAGGGTCGCGGCTCTGCCAGCAGCGCCAACTTCTTCATCCGTGGCATCGGCCAGCCTGATGCGCTGCAGACCTTCGATCCGGCTGTCGGGGTCTATGTCGACGGTGTCTACCTCAGCCGCATCCAGGGAGCGCTGCTCAACCTGTTCGATGTCCAGCGCGTTGAAATCCTGCGTGGTCCGCAGGGCACGCTCTATGGCAAGAACACCATTGGCGGCGCCGTCAACGTCGTGTCCAAGAAGCCGGACCTGAATACCCTGCGCGGTGAAGCCGCCATTACCTATGGCCGCTTCGACGAAGTGACCGCCAAAGGCTATGTCTCGGCCCCGCTCATCGCCGACAAGCTCGCCCTGTCGGTCGCTGGCGTCTACGATGACCGCGACGGCATCGTCACTGATCCGGTTACCAGCAAAAAGTATAACGATCGCAACAATCTCTCTGGCCGCGCCATTCTGCGCGCGCAGCCGGCCGAGACGGTCGAGGTCCTCATCTCGGGCGACTACACCCGCCAGCGCAACGCCCTCACCCTGGGTCAAGCCACCGCGCCGCTGGTCGGCTTCAACTATAACGCCACGTTCACGGGCCTCACGCCGTTCGTGATCGCCCCTGCGGCTGCGGGTGAATGGGACTACAAGGCCTCGACCAGCTTCACCGGCGACAAGGGTCAGCGGCTCGATCACTGGGGCGTTTCGGGCACGATCAACGTAGACCTGTCAGATACCCTGCAGCTTTCGTCGATCACCGCCTACCGCAAGCTCAAGACCGACTTCTTCGTCGATATCGACGCGACCTCGGCCGAGTTGGGCGATGTCTTCGTCGGCACCCGCCAGCACCAGATTAGCCAGGAACTTCAGCTCAAGCTGGACACGGACAAGCTCAAGGGCGTGTTCGGCCTCTATTACCTCAACGAACATGTGACCTCGCATCAGGAAGCCTATGCCGACAGCTACTTGCGCTATGTCGGCACCCCGCTGAACTTCCTGCGCACGATCGATGACGAGCAGGACACCAAGTCCTACGCCGCCTTCGGTCAGCTCACTTATGACTTCACGGATGCACTCTCGCTGACCGCAGGCCTGCGCTACACGCGCGAAACCAAGGAATACTTCCGCACCACGACCGCCACCACGTCGAGCCCGGTGTTCCCGGCCATCGTGATCAAGGGCACCTTCACTTTCCCGAACAACCTGCCCGCGCCGTTCAACACGGCCGACAGCGTTACTTACGAAGCCTGGACCCCGTCTGCGACGCTTTCCTTCAAGCCGTCGCAAAACACGCTGGTCTATGGCTCGGCCAGCCGCGGCTTCAAGTCTGGTGGCTTCAATGGCCGCGTCAATGGCATCGGCGATGTCACGCAAGTCGTGAACGGTGCGACGGTGATCGTGCCCACGTTCAAGCCTGAAACGGTATGGACTTACGAAGTCGGTGCCAAGGGCTCATTCCTCGAGGGCCGCGTCAACCTCTCGGGCGCAGCCTTCTATTCGGATTACCAGAACTTCCAGGCCCGCGTCGGCGGCGGCAACACCGGCATCACCGGCGGCAGCTTCCCCGTGCTCAATGCCGGCAAGCTGCGCATCCAGGGCTTCGAATTCGACCTGAACGTCCGTCCCGCCACCCCAGTCACCCTGTTCGCCTCGGTCGGCTATCTCGATGCCGACTACAAGGAGTTCAACGACGGTCGCCGCGCGCCTGCGTTCAGCTGCAACCCCACCGGCACCAAGATCACTTGCCGCCCCGCCTTCGCCCCCCCGCTTACGCTGCGCGTCGGCGGTGAATACCGCATTGCGCTGGGCGATGCTTCGCTCAGCCTCGGCGGCGATGCGCGTTTCGTCGACAAGCACTACCTATCGGTCGACAACCGCCCTGGCCTCACCGAAGACGGCTACTGGACCGGCAACCTCTATGCTCAGGTGGACTTCGACAAGTTCTACCTGCGCGGCGCGGTCAAGAACGTAGGCAACATGCTCTACAAGACCGACGGTCAGGAGTTCAGCTCGGTCGGCAACATCCAGACGGCTTACTACGGCGATCCACGCACCTGGAACCTTACGCTCGGCGTGAAGTTCTAA
- a CDS encoding TetR/AcrR family transcriptional regulator: MAETSAASPGKVPRTARGRETLRRLLDAAGAEFGERGFHEASISGITRRAGTALGSFYTYFDSKDAIFTALVRDMSSRVALAAAGAVGEGSSGLQREREALAGFLHFAREHKEIYRIIDEAEFADPASYRTHYEVTASRIAARLGEGVKAGTVRDGEQEVRAWAIMGMNVFLGLRFGVWDDGRPVDDITAIAADLLGEGLRAR, from the coding sequence ATGGCGGAAACGAGCGCTGCCAGTCCGGGCAAGGTGCCGCGCACGGCGCGAGGGCGCGAGACGCTGCGACGGTTACTTGACGCGGCAGGCGCGGAATTCGGCGAGCGCGGATTCCACGAGGCATCGATCAGCGGGATCACCCGGCGCGCCGGGACAGCCCTTGGCAGTTTCTACACTTATTTCGATTCGAAAGACGCGATCTTCACGGCTTTGGTGCGGGATATGTCATCGCGCGTGGCGCTCGCCGCCGCCGGAGCAGTGGGCGAAGGTTCAAGCGGATTGCAGCGCGAGCGCGAGGCGCTGGCCGGGTTTCTGCACTTTGCCCGCGAACACAAGGAAATCTACCGGATCATCGACGAGGCCGAGTTCGCCGACCCTGCCAGCTACCGGACGCATTATGAGGTGACCGCCAGCCGCATCGCTGCCCGTCTGGGCGAAGGCGTCAAAGCGGGTACGGTGCGCGATGGCGAGCAGGAGGTGCGCGCCTGGGCGATCATGGGCATGAACGTCTTTCTTGGTCTGCGCTTTGGCGTGTGGGACGACGGCAGGCCGGTCGATGACATTACGGCAATAGCGGCGGATTTGCTCGGCGAGGGATTGCGGGCGCGGTAA
- a CDS encoding GFA family protein, whose product MTVHGSCHCGNVRIEVPGNPAWVADCNCSLCRKTAWRVAYFPPDQVRISGKTKVYIWGDRMIGIHHCSTCGCGTHWQTLGQDFGKMGINARLLDDFDENTVEVRKFDNRD is encoded by the coding sequence ATGACCGTTCACGGCAGTTGCCATTGCGGCAATGTGCGGATCGAAGTCCCCGGCAACCCGGCATGGGTTGCCGACTGCAATTGCTCGCTTTGCCGCAAGACCGCCTGGCGAGTCGCCTATTTCCCTCCGGATCAGGTTCGCATTTCCGGCAAGACGAAAGTCTATATCTGGGGCGACCGCATGATTGGCATTCATCACTGCTCCACTTGCGGCTGCGGCACGCATTGGCAGACGCTTGGGCAGGACTTCGGCAAGATGGGCATCAACGCCCGCCTGCTTGACGATTTTGACGAAAACACGGTCGAGGTCAGGAAATTCGACAACCGGGACTGA